The following are encoded together in the Micromonospora lupini genome:
- a CDS encoding MDR family MFS transporter, whose amino-acid sequence MTTEASAAPVLNRQQIRLLMLGLMTGMLLAALDQTIVGTALPTIVGELGGINHYSWVVTAYLLASTASTPLYGKMADLYGRRPVFLFSIGTFLLGSLLAGLSQNMTQLIITRGIQGLGAGGLLTLAFTIISDVVSPRERGRYQGLFGAVFGIASVAGPLVGGYFAETDWRWIFYINVPLAILAIVVCYHVMRLIPFERRDHAIDWLGAGLLVAGVSCLLLALSWGGNEYPWGSGLIIGLFVAGAALAVLFVLQEARVAEPILPLRLFRSATFALANSAGFVLGLVMFGSIIFIPLYLQIVKGASPTRSGLLMLPMMAGIIVTSILTGRAMSRIGRYKWFPVAGSATLLVGMLLFTRLQVGTSLWVAFGFMVVIGVGLGLCMQSLVLAVQNAVSVRDLGAGTSSATFFRSLGGSFGVAILGTVLSSRLNSQLADRLPGAIAQLPPEQRAAVAASGGTNISINDPATIMALPGAVRAAIQASFVESLHLVFLTAGLVAIVAVLVTVAMPNSTLRGAGPEGATGGADPLGGKAAAAGGKPLTRESKEEAAADMESKSQTMI is encoded by the coding sequence ATGCTGGGCCTGATGACCGGCATGCTGCTGGCCGCCCTCGACCAGACGATCGTCGGCACGGCCCTGCCGACAATCGTCGGTGAGCTGGGTGGGATCAACCACTACTCGTGGGTGGTCACGGCGTACCTGCTCGCCTCGACCGCGTCGACGCCGCTGTACGGCAAGATGGCCGACCTGTACGGGCGTCGCCCGGTCTTCCTCTTCTCGATCGGCACGTTCCTGCTCGGGTCGTTGCTGGCCGGCCTGTCGCAGAACATGACTCAGTTGATCATCACGCGGGGCATCCAGGGCCTCGGCGCCGGTGGTCTGCTGACGCTTGCGTTCACCATCATCTCGGACGTGGTCTCACCCCGGGAGAGAGGCCGCTATCAGGGTCTCTTCGGAGCCGTGTTCGGAATCGCGTCGGTGGCCGGCCCACTGGTCGGCGGGTACTTCGCCGAGACCGACTGGCGATGGATCTTCTACATCAACGTGCCGCTGGCGATCCTGGCGATCGTGGTCTGCTACCACGTGATGCGACTGATCCCGTTCGAGCGCCGGGACCACGCGATCGACTGGCTCGGCGCCGGCCTGCTGGTGGCCGGGGTGAGCTGTCTCCTGCTCGCGCTGAGCTGGGGCGGCAACGAGTACCCGTGGGGCTCCGGGCTGATCATCGGCCTCTTCGTCGCCGGTGCGGCGCTGGCCGTGCTCTTCGTGCTCCAGGAGGCGCGGGTCGCCGAGCCGATCCTGCCGCTGCGGCTGTTCCGCAGCGCCACGTTCGCGCTCGCCAACTCCGCCGGCTTCGTACTCGGTCTGGTGATGTTCGGGTCGATCATCTTCATCCCGCTGTACCTCCAGATCGTCAAGGGCGCCTCGCCTACCCGCAGCGGTCTGCTGATGCTGCCGATGATGGCAGGCATCATCGTGACCTCGATCCTCACCGGGCGGGCCATGAGCCGGATCGGCCGGTACAAGTGGTTCCCGGTGGCCGGATCGGCGACCCTGCTGGTCGGCATGCTCCTGTTCACCCGGTTGCAGGTGGGCACGTCGCTCTGGGTGGCGTTCGGCTTCATGGTGGTGATCGGCGTCGGCCTCGGTCTGTGCATGCAGTCGCTGGTCCTCGCGGTGCAGAACGCGGTGTCCGTCCGCGACCTGGGCGCCGGCACCTCCTCGGCGACGTTCTTCCGGTCACTTGGCGGTTCGTTCGGGGTGGCGATCCTCGGCACGGTGCTGTCCTCGCGGCTCAACTCGCAGCTCGCCGACCGGTTGCCCGGTGCGATCGCCCAGCTCCCGCCCGAGCAGCGGGCGGCGGTGGCGGCGAGCGGCGGCACGAACATCTCGATCAACGACCCGGCGACCATCATGGCGCTGCCCGGTGCCGTCCGGGCGGCCATCCAGGCGTCGTTCGTGGAGTCGCTGCACCTGGTCTTCCTGACTGCCGGGCTCGTCGCCATCGTGGCGGTGCTTGTCACAGTGGCGATGCCCAACAGCACGCTGCGCGGGGCCGGCCCCGAGGGCGCGACAGGCGGCGCCGACCCGCTGGGTGGCAAGGCCGCCGCGGCGGGCGGTAAGCCCCTGACGCGGGAGTCCAAGGAGGAGGCCGCCGCGGACATGGAGTCCAAGTCCCAGACGATGATCTGA
- a CDS encoding NUDIX domain-containing protein, with protein MSISWADSYVGQLRALAGDRTLMFVGARAVVNDDAGRILLIRRSDNGQWAMPAGAMELGESIADCAVREVREETGLRALRVCAFALYTGPDRTSTNMYGHTYQVFTTAFKVEEWDGQLTRVTDETTDAGFFPRDRFPTPLSTSVIETLADLDVFEQTNRLILK; from the coding sequence GTGAGCATCTCCTGGGCCGACTCGTACGTGGGGCAGTTGCGCGCGCTCGCCGGGGATCGGACGCTGATGTTCGTCGGCGCCCGAGCCGTGGTCAACGACGACGCGGGGCGCATCCTGCTCATCCGACGCTCGGACAACGGCCAGTGGGCCATGCCCGCCGGGGCGATGGAGCTGGGCGAGTCGATCGCCGACTGCGCGGTCCGCGAGGTCCGCGAGGAGACCGGCCTACGGGCGCTGCGGGTCTGCGCGTTCGCCCTCTACACCGGCCCGGACCGGACCAGCACCAACATGTACGGGCACACCTACCAGGTCTTCACCACTGCGTTCAAGGTCGAGGAGTGGGACGGGCAGCTGACCCGGGTCACCGACGAGACCACCGACGCCGGCTTCTTCCCCCGCGACCGCTTCCCGACCCCACTCTCCACCTCGGTCATCGAGACCCTCGCCGACCTGGACGTCTTCGAACAGACGAACCGGCTGATCCTCAAGTAG
- a CDS encoding TetR/AcrR family transcriptional regulator: MPSITRRRPSNPDGRAAVEARVLAATERLLKEGIRFTDLGVQRIAAEAGVARSTFYTHFRDKSELLMRLAGTMRESSFDRTGGWDPGGPGDPLARLTEVFADVIRIYRTYAPVLAAVSEVAAYDEVVREYWAAGLEQFVTRTVEALRVEQQAGRTPADLDVDAASRLIVVGGDRFLADHVSTTSADPATDAAAARELAATWWYGVYRRPA; encoded by the coding sequence ATGCCCTCGATCACCCGCCGCCGCCCGAGCAACCCCGACGGACGCGCGGCCGTCGAGGCGCGGGTGCTTGCGGCCACCGAGCGGCTCCTGAAGGAGGGGATCCGCTTCACCGACCTCGGCGTGCAGCGGATCGCCGCAGAGGCCGGCGTGGCGCGGTCGACCTTCTACACCCATTTCCGGGACAAGAGCGAACTGCTCATGCGCCTCGCCGGCACCATGCGGGAAAGTTCCTTCGACCGCACCGGCGGCTGGGACCCGGGCGGGCCCGGCGACCCGCTGGCCAGGCTGACCGAGGTCTTCGCCGACGTGATCCGGATCTACCGGACGTACGCCCCGGTGCTCGCCGCGGTGAGCGAGGTCGCCGCGTACGACGAGGTGGTTCGGGAGTACTGGGCGGCAGGGCTGGAGCAGTTCGTGACGCGCACCGTCGAGGCGCTTCGCGTCGAGCAGCAGGCCGGGCGTACCCCCGCCGACCTCGACGTGGACGCCGCGAGCCGCCTGATCGTGGTCGGCGGTGACCGTTTCCTCGCCGACCACGTCAGCACGACCTCGGCCGACCCCGCCACCGACGCGGCTGCCGCCCGGGAGTTGGCCGCAACCTGGTGGTACGGCGTCTACCGCCGCCCCGCCTGA
- a CDS encoding aldo/keto reductase, which yields MKYRLLGSTGVYVSEISLGAMTFGGSGHPLWGTLGGLALPDAQRLVDTALDAGVNFVDTADGYSDGESEELLGQALGKRRRDVVLATKVHSRTGPGPNDVGTSRLHIMQNLEDSLRRLGTDHIDLYQIHNFDQVTPMEEMLRALDDAVRQGKVRYVGCANFAAWQISKALGISARERLAGFVSVQEYYSLLGRDVERDVVPMALDEGIGLTVWSPLAGGFLSGKVGRDGAVADSGARSAQPGYSSFTPFDPEHAFAVVDVLKAVAERHEVSPARVAVAWLLSRPAVTSVIVGARKQEQLVDNIAASDLTLTAEDLTELDDATRLPVAYPNWIQEGYFAGLRHPQQ from the coding sequence GTGAAGTACCGACTGTTGGGCAGCACCGGGGTGTACGTCTCGGAGATCTCGCTCGGCGCGATGACCTTCGGCGGCAGCGGGCACCCGCTCTGGGGCACCCTCGGCGGGCTGGCGCTGCCCGACGCGCAGCGGCTGGTGGACACCGCGTTGGACGCGGGCGTCAACTTCGTCGACACCGCCGACGGCTACAGCGACGGTGAGAGCGAGGAGTTGCTCGGCCAGGCGCTCGGCAAGCGGCGTCGCGACGTCGTACTGGCGACGAAGGTGCACTCCCGCACGGGTCCCGGCCCGAACGACGTGGGCACCTCCCGGCTGCACATCATGCAGAACCTGGAGGACAGCCTGCGCCGGCTGGGCACCGATCACATCGACCTGTATCAGATCCACAACTTCGACCAGGTCACCCCCATGGAGGAGATGCTCCGCGCGCTCGACGACGCGGTCCGGCAGGGCAAGGTCCGCTACGTCGGGTGCGCCAACTTCGCCGCGTGGCAGATCTCCAAGGCGTTGGGCATCTCCGCGCGGGAGAGGCTGGCCGGCTTCGTCTCGGTGCAGGAGTACTACTCCCTGCTGGGCCGGGACGTCGAGCGGGACGTGGTGCCGATGGCGCTCGACGAGGGCATCGGGCTGACCGTCTGGAGCCCGCTCGCCGGTGGCTTCCTCTCCGGCAAGGTCGGCCGGGACGGCGCCGTCGCCGACAGTGGCGCGCGCAGCGCCCAGCCCGGCTACTCCAGCTTCACCCCGTTCGACCCGGAGCACGCCTTCGCCGTGGTCGACGTGCTCAAGGCCGTCGCCGAGCGGCACGAGGTCAGCCCGGCGCGGGTGGCCGTCGCCTGGCTCCTGTCCCGGCCGGCCGTGACCAGCGTGATCGTCGGTGCCCGCAAGCAGGAGCAGTTGGTCGACAACATCGCCGCCTCGGACCTCACCCTCACCGCGGAGGATCTCACCGAGCTGGACGACGCCACCAGGCTGCCTGTCGCGTACCCGAACTGGATCCAGGAGGGGTACTTCGCGGGGCTCCGCCACCCGCAACAGTGA
- a CDS encoding fatty acid--CoA ligase: MRSTMMDAPLQVSRILDHGAGVHGTAEVVTWTGGEPRRMTYAEVGRTAARLAHALRDECGVTGDERVATFMWNNNEHLVAYFAVPSMGAVLHTLNLRLFPDQVAYIANHAEDRVVLVDSTLIPLLARVIGELATVRHVVVVGGGDPAPLVAAAGHRVTVHSWDELLADRPETYDWPEVDERDAAALCYTSGTTGNPKGVAYSHRSIYLHSLQVCMPEGFGLGPTHRELAIVPMFHAMSWGLPYAAFLSGASLIMPDRFLQAAPIAEMIAAERPTLAGAVPTIWTDLLAYLDAHDVDTSSLTEVIVGGSACPPALMHAFDERHGIDVIHAWGMTEMSPLGSVSRPPAGATGERAWRYRYTQGRVPAGVQARIVGPSGDPLPADGTAVGELEVRGPWVTARYVGDDAPDEEKFRDGWLRTGDVGTLSADGYITLTDRAKDVIKSGGEWISSVELENALMAHPAVLEACVVGVPDERWDERPLATVVVREGAAVTAEELRDFLAGSVARWQLPERWAFIDTVPKTSVGKFDKKVVRSRYADGELTVRELTAP, encoded by the coding sequence ATGCGTAGCACGATGATGGACGCCCCCCTGCAGGTCTCCCGGATCCTCGACCACGGCGCAGGGGTGCACGGCACGGCCGAGGTGGTCACCTGGACGGGCGGCGAACCCCGTCGGATGACGTACGCCGAGGTGGGTCGCACCGCCGCCCGGCTGGCCCACGCGCTACGCGACGAGTGCGGGGTCACCGGCGACGAGCGGGTCGCCACCTTCATGTGGAACAACAACGAGCACCTGGTGGCGTACTTCGCGGTGCCGAGCATGGGCGCGGTGCTGCACACCCTCAACCTGCGGCTCTTTCCCGACCAGGTCGCCTACATCGCCAATCACGCCGAGGATCGGGTGGTGCTCGTCGACAGCACGCTCATCCCGCTGCTGGCCCGGGTGATCGGCGAGCTGGCGACGGTGCGGCACGTCGTGGTGGTCGGCGGTGGCGACCCGGCGCCGCTGGTTGCCGCCGCCGGCCACCGGGTCACCGTGCACAGCTGGGACGAGTTGCTGGCCGACCGACCCGAGACGTACGACTGGCCCGAGGTGGACGAGCGGGACGCGGCGGCCCTCTGCTACACGTCGGGCACCACAGGCAACCCGAAGGGCGTCGCCTACTCGCACCGGTCCATCTACCTGCACTCGTTGCAGGTCTGCATGCCGGAGGGCTTCGGTCTTGGGCCGACCCACCGGGAGCTGGCCATCGTGCCGATGTTCCACGCCATGTCCTGGGGTCTGCCGTACGCGGCGTTCCTCTCCGGCGCGTCGTTGATCATGCCGGACCGGTTCCTCCAGGCCGCGCCGATCGCCGAGATGATCGCCGCCGAGCGGCCCACGCTGGCCGGGGCGGTGCCGACCATCTGGACCGACCTGCTGGCCTACCTGGACGCCCACGACGTGGACACGTCCTCGCTCACCGAGGTGATCGTCGGCGGCTCGGCCTGCCCGCCGGCGTTGATGCACGCCTTCGACGAGCGGCACGGGATCGACGTCATCCACGCCTGGGGGATGACCGAGATGTCGCCGCTGGGGTCGGTCTCGCGTCCGCCCGCAGGCGCGACAGGTGAGCGGGCCTGGCGTTACCGCTACACGCAGGGGCGGGTGCCGGCGGGCGTGCAGGCGCGGATCGTCGGCCCGTCGGGCGACCCGCTGCCCGCCGACGGCACGGCCGTGGGCGAGCTGGAGGTCCGCGGGCCGTGGGTGACCGCGCGGTACGTCGGTGACGACGCCCCGGACGAGGAGAAGTTCCGCGACGGCTGGCTGCGTACCGGCGACGTGGGCACGCTCTCCGCGGACGGGTACATCACGCTCACCGACCGGGCTAAGGACGTGATCAAGTCCGGCGGCGAGTGGATCTCGTCGGTGGAGTTGGAGAACGCGCTGATGGCGCACCCGGCCGTGCTGGAGGCGTGCGTGGTGGGCGTGCCCGACGAGCGGTGGGACGAGCGGCCGCTGGCGACAGTGGTGGTCCGCGAGGGTGCGGCGGTGACCGCCGAGGAGCTGCGGGACTTCCTGGCCGGTTCGGTGGCCCGGTGGCAGTTGCCCGAGCGGTGGGCGTTCATCGACACGGTGCCGAAGACAAGCGTCGGCAAGTTCGACAAGAAGGTCGTCCGTTCGCGGTACGCCGACGGTGAGCTGACTGTCCGGGAGCTGACAGCGCCGTAA